A stretch of DNA from Bradyrhizobium septentrionale:
TTCGGTCAACGGACTTACCGGGTCGGAAGCCAACCAATATCAAGGACGAACCTACCCGGTCAGCCACCCAGCCGATTCGGCGATGGCTGCCGATCCCGGCCACGAGTTCACGGATACGGTCGAGCAGCTCTGTGGACCGACGGCAACTTACCCGCCAAGCGGCAGCTATCCGCCGATCAACAACAGCGGGTTCGTCGCCGACTACGCCGCGCATGTTAGAAGCAACGCGGGCGCCATCATGAAATGCTTCTCGCCGGATCAACTGCCAGTCTTGACAAAACTCGCCTCGACCTTCGCTGTTTGCGATAGCTGGTTTGCCTCAATTCCAGGCCCTACGTTCCCAAACCGATTCTTTGCCTGCGGCGCTTCGTCCGGCGGACTCGACCACAGTCCGACGTCGTGGGAACTGTTTACGTGGGAGACCGTCTCCGGGTTTCAGCTGCCCCATGGCTCGATCTTCGATGCCCTCGGGGCGAAGTTCGGTTCGGGATGGCGCATCTATGCTGGCGACAATCTGCCGATGGCGACCGCGCTCAAGAACATCCACCATGCGAATGTCACGCCTTACGCTTCGTTCGCCAATGATGTAGCCAACGCAAATTACCCTTGGCTCTATACCTGGATCGAACCAAATTACGGCGACGTTCCTGGCGGCACATACAAAGGCGGCAACTCCCAGCATCCTCTCGACGGAGTGACTGCTGGCGAAGCGCTGATCAAGTCAACTTACGAAGCAATTCGAAATTCGCCCCATTGGGCCACCGCCCTCCTCATTATCACCTGGGACGAGCACGGCGGATTCTACGACCACGTTATTCCGCCGCGGGCAGTCCCGCCCGGCGATACGCAGCCAGGCTCCAAATACAATCAATTCGGTTTCACTTTCGCTCAGTATGGCGTTCGCGTCCCAGCAGTGGTGGTGTCGCCGCTGATCCCGCCAAATGTCGTCGATGGAAGGCTTTATGACCACGCCACGATCCCGGCGACCGTCGAGGCTGCATTCGGCATCAAGCCGCTGACGGCACGAGACGCAGCAGCCAATACGGTGCTTCCTTTGCTGTCGCTGACACAGCCGCGCGACTGCCCGAAACGATTGCCAACACCCGTTCCCCTCGAGGCGCCCAGAGTTCGGCAGCTCATGCCGCGGCCGACCGATACGGTCAACAGCGGCAATCTGCCAGGCGTCCTCCTTGCGGCGGCGCGACTCGATCAGGAGCTCTCGCCGCCCTCCGAGGTGCAGGCGATCCTTGCGAAGGTCCAGTCCATCCAAACGCGGGACGACGCCCAGCGGTACCTGGACGAGGTCAACTCGAAAGCCGAAGCCGAGAAAGCCGATGAGCAAGCCCGTTTTCGGCTGTTGCGCCGAAAGCCCAGGAAGCGGAGCACGAAAAAGAACGCAACCTAATGAAAGGAGGTCAAACATGCGGGCAAACACGAAACTCCTTATTAGCACCGGCAGTCTTTCAATCTTGATTGGTCTCATGGCCAACCCGGGGCCCGTAAGCGCCGCCGAACTTATTGACATGGTCGCGTCCCGGCCATGCTCGGCGATCGCGGGTGATCGCGTCGGCGCCTCCGGCAATTGCAGCGCTTCCGCCGACCACAAGAAACTGGCAGTCACGCTGACGGCAAAGCAGATCGATCTGAACAAATCACCTGGTGACGCCGGCTCTGTCAGCTTCGATCTGCCCGACGGCGTCACCTTTCCCGGCTCTGAAGCCCGCCGGATTTCGGTCGATGGCTTGATGCTCTACAATGATGCTCTCGCTCCCGAAGTCTGGCGGGTGAACCCCGGCAGCACGCTCGAGATCAAGCTGGTCAACCACTTAAGCGCCGGCGAAACAGGCTCCACGAACCTTCACACGCACGGGCTTCTTGTTACGCCAGACCTCGACACCAAGGGCGCAAAGGCCCTCGAGCCGGTCGGCGACACCGTTTACGTTTGCACGATTCCGGAGGGTGAGAGCACGACCTCGCCGAGCGCCAAGAACTGCGCGGCTCACGGCGCCTACTACGGCAACACAACCTCAGAAATGAATTACCGGATCGCTTTGCCGTCGGATCATCCAGAAGGCCTGTTTTGGTATCACCCGCACGTCCACATGAATGCGCGCACGCAGGTCGGCGCTGGCCTCTCCGGGCTCATCTTCGTCCAGGGCGCAACCGGCAGCGCCAGCGGTGGCGCGCGCGTAACAAGCGGCGCTCAGCCAACCGAACGCTTCCTGATGCTGAAGGATCACCAGATCGGTTCGGTCTCGGGAGGCGATCCGGCGACCCTCAAAGCCAGCTTCCTGCCGGTCGGAGACCACGATGCCGGGCTTTGCGGCGCCGGAACGACGGTGCGCGGCACCTGCTTCGCCGACGACAAGGGCTGGCTCTTCACCGTAAACGGCCAAGTTTACCCGCACATCACAGTCAAGTCGGGCGAGCGCGAGATTTGGCGGATCGCCAATACCAGCGCCGACATGACCTACGATCTCGCGCTTGTGGCCAAAGACAGCGGCCGTCCGCTACGCATGCAACTCCTAGCGCGCGACGGCATTGCTGCAGCCCAGGAAGGCGCAGATTCCGCCATTCTCGTCGAACGTGTGCTTATGATGCCAAGCTCTCGCATCGAGGTGGCCATCGATCGCGTCGCCAGCGAAGGCCTGTTCGACAGCGGCAAGCCGCTGGAAGCGGTGTTGAAGACGTACGGCTATTACACGGGTGGCGACGCCTGGCCGGCGGTCGAGCTTGCGAGCGTGAAATTCGAAGCCGCTCCGGCTGCGATCCCGACGGCGAGGCCACGGGTTGTTCCCCATCACGTGACGGCCGGCGTTCCTTCGGTGACAAAGGCCTTGGAGCCGCTGCGGGTGTCCGCATGGACTCCGTCCGCGTCGCCAAACACGGCCGCACCGCCCGCGCGTGCGGTTAAGGGAGACGCGCGCGCACCAGGGCCCGACCCGGCTTTCGGCGGCGATCACATGTTGCACGCCGGTGGCGTCAACGAGCATCCTTTGCCATTGCCCTCCGTCGAAGAGTGCAAACCGCTGCTGCCCGGCGAGGAGCGCCTGATCGTCCTTGCGATCGAAAAGCCGGACAAAGATCACGAGTGGTTCAAGATAGGCGCAACGCGCGCAAAACGGCGGCAAACTCTGACCAAGTGCAGCGCCTTCTGCCGTCTTGCGACACCAGCACCCGAAGTGGCTGTCGTGACTTCGCGGTCCTGACCATGCTTGTTCGCCTGGGCTTGCGGGCAGGCGAAGTCGCCAAACTGCAACTTGAGCACATCGATTGGCGAGCCGGCGAGATCGTGATTGCCCACAGCAAAGGCAATCGCACCGAACGATTGCCATTGCC
This window harbors:
- a CDS encoding alkaline phosphatase family protein; its protein translation is MSPPLSHIFVLMLENRSFDHMLGFSGIVGTDAVTGRRRSVNGLTGSEANQYQGRTYPVSHPADSAMAADPGHEFTDTVEQLCGPTATYPPSGSYPPINNSGFVADYAAHVRSNAGAIMKCFSPDQLPVLTKLASTFAVCDSWFASIPGPTFPNRFFACGASSGGLDHSPTSWELFTWETVSGFQLPHGSIFDALGAKFGSGWRIYAGDNLPMATALKNIHHANVTPYASFANDVANANYPWLYTWIEPNYGDVPGGTYKGGNSQHPLDGVTAGEALIKSTYEAIRNSPHWATALLIITWDEHGGFYDHVIPPRAVPPGDTQPGSKYNQFGFTFAQYGVRVPAVVVSPLIPPNVVDGRLYDHATIPATVEAAFGIKPLTARDAAANTVLPLLSLTQPRDCPKRLPTPVPLEAPRVRQLMPRPTDTVNSGNLPGVLLAAARLDQELSPPSEVQAILAKVQSIQTRDDAQRYLDEVNSKAEAEKADEQARFRLLRRKPRKRSTKKNAT